The Sparus aurata chromosome 14, fSpaAur1.1, whole genome shotgun sequence region GATCTGCAACCTCTCTGACACGTGGGAATCCACGACCCGCTCAGACATTAAGCCCACGCAAAACACCACTGCCATGAACCAGTCAGTCAACCCCTTCCTGATCCCGGCTCCGCTCATGTTGGTGCCGCTGTACACCGACTGGAACAGTGCCATGGCAGCTTGGGGCCTGGCCTGGGAGGTGCACGTTTACGGGGCTGGTTGCGCTTTTGCGATGCTAACGATAGCATCAGCGCTCAATCTGCTCTGCTTGCCGCTACGATGCCCATCCGGATGTGGCTACTTTGCTCTGGTCAGTCTGTTCCTGCTAGCTGCCGGTTGTACCAGATCTTTCTCGCTCCTGTACGATGCCTACGGCCACCAGGACCGTTTACCCTCCACAGAGGCCTCGCTGATGCTCTACGAAGCTCCGTTTCCCTGCTTGACTGCAGCGTTCGGTctggttttcctcctcctctccatgcGCTCAAGGATGCAGCTCTCCTACTCAGCCTTCCAAAGACCCTGTTTCCTGGCCTGCCTGGTTTTCCTGCACTTTGCCGCTGCATTCGGACCGGTGACGTTACTGAAGTTTTACCAGCAAAAGCCTCCCCTTTGCCTCTTTCTTTCACTCATCTCCCGTGGAGCCTTTGTAGCACTGGCCACATTTCTCTCTACTGCCTATTTTGTATTCTACATCTACGTGCGGGCGGATTCCAAGCACATCTATCACCTGAACAACACGTCTCCAACGCCTGCTGAGCGCTACAACCGCTGCCCCTTCGCAGAGAGCCGCGACTGGGACCGTGCAGCTGTGACCGTTTGTCTTTCAGCATTGTTTTCCTTAGCATGTGCAGGACTGCAGTTGTATGCAATTCTCAATGCTATGGGTGTTGCTGGTGGAGAGGAGGTCTTCCACCCTTGGCCCTGGTGGGGTTTTCAGTTCAGCTGCAGACTGTGCGAGCTCGGCGTTTGTCTCACTTTAGCCTTGGTGGTCGCACAACCGGTCTACTGTTCTGACCACCTCCCAGCTGCAGGGAGCTGCTGGACTGAGCTCTTGGCCTCCAAGTCTCCCATCCTGCCTGGGAGCTACCAGTGGTCCCTGAGCCAGCATGAGAAGCTTGCCATCGTCGATACCGTTGGGCTTGGAGAATCAGAGAGCCTTCCTCTTTACACTCTAATGGATGAGAGGCTTGGAAGCAGTCTGAACGGTCTGGACCTTCTCTACCACAGCAACAGGGCCTTGGCATACCGGGACCTCGACTTGGATTTGGACTTGCATGGTTCAGAGAAGCCAGGGGATGGAGGAGGCGAAGAGCCCTCGGGTGGATCCTCATTTACAAGCGACTCCACCACAGACCTGCGGCCGCCTTCGCCCATCAACCTGCGCCGCAGCATAGACGAGGCACTCTTCAGTGAGGCCCTCTTTCCCATGAGCCTCTTCAGTCCTTCAAGGCCGATTCGCTGCAGTGATCTATCCATAAACAACCACTGCGCACTCCCCAGCAACGGCCTCTGTGATCCTCTCTCAGCTGACCCTGGCCTTTATCGGACCTCTTCCTGCGTGGAGATGGACTCTAAACCCCAGCCCCCTTATACCCAAAATCAACGAGACACTGTTGAAGGTGCTCCGCCatctccctccctgtcctcGTCCTCGAGCTGTTCGTCTCCTGAGCGTTGGAGGGGAAGCTCTTCCTCCTGTTCCCTCTACCGAGCCTCTCTTGGAGGCTCCTCGCTGGTCCTCTGCCCGAGCCCAGAGAGACAAGCCCGCCAGCTTCTCCAGCAAGGCGGGATGGGCAACCTGCCGTCCTCTGGCCATGCTGACCCACAGCGGCTCTATCAAACACTGGGCGCAGCCTCGCAGGAGAGCCTGGACCTGGACATGTCGTCTGAGGCGGACCGATCCGTGCAGGAGGAGTTCATCAGTGTTTGCAGACAAATCGATGCTTTGAGCATCTGCAGCGAGACTATTGATTTATAAAGGACAGACAGGTCAAACGAGGGTTCATGGAGGACGTATTAAGGAGGATGTCTGCTTTGTGTGGCACGTACAGATTATTTGGTAAGgcaagatttgtttttgtgtacacGATAGCTGCCAAAATCAAGTTTTTGGAGGATTGATGAGCTTTTCTTGAATGTCTTTGAGGGTCTAAGTGCCAAGAATGTCAAAAGCCAAAAGGTAATTTGTAACTTTTACATGTTTGATAAAGGCTGATGAAGTTTGATATAGTCGAAAGAATAGTAACATTTTACTGAGTGGAAAAATAACAGGAATTTAtttgtacaaaatgtttttattgcattcCAACATTCCAATAGATAGTACTGTGACTGAACTAAGCACTTATTAAATACTACTGAAGTCATTCTCACCCTTTCAACTCAGAATATCATTGTCGTTAAATCTAATGTTGAGCAAACACGGGCTAGAATTGTTTGTCAAGCTATAAACTCTCCATATCAATATGCCTCACATCTTAAACTTGCAGTTACAGTGCGGCAGTGCCCTCTACTGGTCAAACGCACACTATGTTACCTTTATCCTCCTACGTTTATCACCAACGGATTGTGCTTCTACTTACACTGAGAGCATCTTCTATGACCGGCTTACTAATTTATTTATGTTCAAGCATAACTGTGCTCAACACATTGtttaataaagtttgttttataaCACTTGGCTTCATTTCTTTATGGTGCACAATGATATATAAGACAGAAGTCCACATACAGTTttaaggtttttatttttgtatttttctttaccATACTGAACAGCAAAAGCAACATACTCTGTTGAGTGTTTTACTGTAAACATATTCAGAAGTGATATTCCTCAAAAAATCCACATGGATTTATTGATTGCCGAGTCGTTTCAATCCATCTAAAAAGCTTATTGTTTTGGTTGCTGGTTGCAGAAGTTATCAGTGTGTTCTGGCAACATATTGCAATTGATTGAAGGtgaaaacatcattaaaaaaaaaatgcaacactaaaaacaacaactgtaaaCCTAGTAACTCACTTAACACTATATTGGTGCTTTTTAGATGGACTAACAAGACTCAGTACTTGACAAATTAGACATTTAATAGACCTGAAGCTTCTCTTTAGATGTGAAACAATAACAAGCAGCCATCACTTCCAACTCAATATAGGTATATGTTTCTCCATATAATTTTTCACAAACATCTTGCAATTTTGTCCAATTGCAAGGCTTTTGTTAGTCAAGTGAACCCTGTGCAGGGTAAAGTACATCAGCACGTTAAGAGAAAGTAACTCAACCTTGAACGATCTGggactttatttaaaaaaaactaaaagaaaaaaaacaaaaaaattacatctGGCAAAGACGGACATCCAGTATGAAAGTGTTAGAAAAGCCTAGCCCTACACAAGCTGAATGATAACAGACACAGCGACACTGCTTCAAAGTAAGAAAAAGGAGGCGAGAAGGTGTGTAAGCATTATGCGTTTTCACTGAGCTGTGCAGCCTTTATATCCATCCTCGTTTCAAGGCATATctctggtaaaataaaaaaagaaacaaaaaaaaaaaaacagaaggaaaaatgAACCTGTCATAGAGAACTTATGCCACATTGTGGGAACCCAGGAATGAACAAGCAACAAGGTAACAAGCATCTTGTTGCGCCAATTTGGTTTTTTGAGGTTACAAAAGAAGAGAAGTGTCAAAGGAAGTGTAAATACACTTGGCAGTACGTATGCAATTACAATAAAGCAGAATATAAATATAGCCGTGTTTGGCttagtgaaaaaacaaacatgcatatCAAAAAACGCTTCATGCTCAATTTGACGCCCTCGAGACTATACAGGtttaatataaagtgtttttttatctAAAAGTATTCAAATGACGGGCGGAGAAAACGTATTCTCACTACgaacttttccttttaaatTGATTTGACTTTTCTACCTGACTCTTCAGTTTTTGGTCCCCTCCATGCTCGACATATGATTATGCACCGAGACGGGACGCTGATTATTTGGCTCAGGAAGTCTTTGAAGGGGAGATAAATGTCCACAGTGGTAACGACTGCGGGGTTCAGTCTACTGATTGCGAGGATGCGAAATCGACTACATAATAATCGCCGTGGCCAGGATCTCGTACCTCAGGATCCGtaacacaggaagtaaacaaTTATGCGCTGAAATATAAGCAGCTACTGTTCGTCAAGTAGCTTTAACttgtgatgaataaaaaaaaaataaaaaaatgcaaacagtaAGTAAGATTGCCACGATATACCGACACACTGCACAAAGAGAGACAAGTGTTGCGTCTTGCGTTCTGCTCTAGTGTGTTTGAGAACTGGGTGTGAGAGGCTTCCGACGAGGAGAGTGCTGGTAAGCGTggatttccccccccccccccaaaaaaagatgCTGATGGGGATCTGCAccatggctgttttttttagacTTAATATTAACAGGACACATCAACACAGTGCACCTTCACTTTGTCTGTCCcgacacacactgttaaactatTTTCACACACTCAACACTCACGCAGCTCATTCTCTCATaaccatcaacacacacacgcagtaaTTGGATCGCCTGCATACTCGAGATACAGGTGTGCATGTCGTTTCCGAAAACCCTGATACGCCGCTTCTTGAGTGCAAAATATCCCATGTGTTCAGGTGTCAGTTCGAAGGGTTCTCACTCTGCTGCGTTGCCCCTTTCCTCCCCGAAGCAGCTGGCTTGGATCGGAGAGTGTGTAACGGTGGGTACGATGCAGGGGGTGGGAAGAGAGGGTGTAGTGGGCGGTGCGTGTTTGAGCAGAAGTGGCGATTTTTAACATTTGGTCACTGTTGAATTGGGTTTGTCACGTGCACGGCTGGTCCGCACTCTTATCCCGGCGTTCAGTACAGCCGCTTCTCGTAACTGCGGAGACAGAAATGGGAGAGAAATCAGCACTtgcatcaaaataaatgattatgGCTGCCAGAAAcactcgcaaaaaaaaaaaacccaaaaacccACATTTGTCCTTTTTGATTAATCTAGAAAAGGATCGTACTGCAAGTCAAGCTAATGGGGATTAAAAATGCTTATACTCTTCGCTGCACTATCCCTTCTTTCTTGTCACTTTTGAGCAGGTTTGTCTTCTATTGCAGTGTCTGCTAATGTCAGGAACTACTAGGAAGTACAGTAATAATTGGAGCTGAGCTGTTTCTTAGCAACGTAATGATGAAATCATCTGTGAGAGGCAACAAAGAAAACGCAGTTGAATCTGCCATGCCTGCTTCGGGGCATGGCAGATTAAATAACCTTCTCTcgctggaaaaacaaacatgtttctgcTTCTAAAAATCTGTCTACCTTCCATTTTAAATGATAACCATACCTTTGAATCATATTTTATGTGCATGATTCCCTACAGAGAACATAGTGAAGTCTAAACGCTGAAGCAAAGACACCATGCACAAAAGATAcaggtttgtttttgtacttaCGAGTGGAGTCCATGAACTCCTCCCTCCACCTGTGCAGACATGGTCCTCTTTTCAAACTTAAGCTCCCCAGAGTACATCATAGATCTGAGAGGGATAGACACATtgtcaaatataaacacacattaaaatcTGTGTTATGACCAGTcagtcaatcacacacacacacacacacacacaactcaccgGAGGACAGACAGGCTCTTTGCCCCGATGTCCTGGCAGCCATGCTGGATACCAGCTATCAGGTAAGGTATGAACTTGTGGATGGAGCCTTTGTCCTGGACCGAGCCCGACACACCCTGGGCTACCTTCACCTTGTCGCCCTCACTGTGgaaacaaatcaattaatcttCCTCTGTCAGATTAATGGCATAAGTAATAGTTTTTCCACAACTCTCAGCCTCCCACATACCTAAAATAGCGTTTCTGGCTGCTGGTGCTCTTCTCCATAGCGTCCAGTGAGCCCATACCGCGGTACTTTTTCAGCCGCACGCCGTCCGAGAAGAAATACTCTCCTGGAGCCTCGGTAGTGGCTGCTAGCAAGGAGCCCATCATAACTGGATTGGGAGACAGGAGGACAACTTTATTGTTATGAAGACTGGATTAAGTGAATTTGGAAGTGAATCTGTTCGGACATGACGGCCGACAAGTTTATTCACGTTGAGATATTTTTACTACTTCTCCTATGTCAAACAGAAAGACAAGATGATTTTAGTGAAAACCTTTCAAAGCACCTGAACGTGCAATACGCCTGCACAGAGGTGGCTGATAGAGACCGGACACATCTGGAGTCATTCAAGCCACTCAGCCCAAATAACTTTTAACTGTCCTGTAACTAATGCCTCTTTTTTCCAGTAACTTGTACAACACTAGTTATAACGTTTGAAGGCTCACCAGTCGACGCTCCAAGAGACAAGGCCTTCACCACGTGGCCCACAGTCTGAATCCCACCGTCAGCGATGACTGGCACACCAAAACGCCTGGCGTACTCCGCTACCTTGTACACAGAGGTCCCCTGGGGCCGCCCACATGCCATGACTAGAAGGTAGAAAACATATCAAACATGACTGCCATGGAAACTAATCCagtaataaaaatacaaataaaaaaaaaaaggttagatCAGACCATTGGGACCAAGAAAACTGCTTTAGGACTAGAGAAAGCAGTTTTGGAAGAAATGCTGTGTGAGTGCTGGACACTAAACTGCATAGCTGGCTTTAAGGATACAATATTAGTGATTACGTATGGATGTGGAATTATTTAAGGTTTGTTAGAAGGCACATGAATAGTTGGAAAAGTGTGGAAATAATGCTCTACTTTATTGATGTACAGTCTCACTGCAACAGTGCTGTTTATAATCTGTTTGTATAAACgtattaaagaagaaaaagtgtgGAAAAGATGAAAGATGCATGTTGATTGAGTCTTAATTGGGAGCTAAATTGCATAGCTGGCTGAACTTTGTATAATGAAGCAGCTGAAGGGTTATGAATAACATGTGGGAGCTGAACTGTATTGCTTCACTAAATGCTGGGTGTTAAACCGCATTGCTTGCTTGTATTTGTCAATAGACACAGCCTAAGGAGTATGAAGACCACTGGGAAAGACTAATCAGTATAAACTGGATTGAAAAGTTGTATTAATGTCAACCAATCAAAGATGTACAACAGTATATGGTTTCAGGCTTAACGTATAAATGTAAAAGTGTATGACTAGTTGGAAAAACAGTGTAAGCTGGAAGCTAAACTGCATAGCACACACATTTGTATGCTTCCTGCATTTGCACCAATTAAAAATCAACATTCATTTCACTGCTAACAGAGATGTTCCAAACAGCATCACGTTCATGTCCTTCTCCTACAACACGTTTCTTCTGCTCTCGTTGGTGAACCAGTCTTGAGCACGAGAGGCCAGTCCCCATGGCAACCCATAATGGGGCCTTGGCAGATCACCATGACAACGACGAGCGGTCTCAGGGTATTTGTTACCGTTGGCAACTGATAGCCTTTTCTCTTCACACTGTAGCTCGTTGCCAGTTTAGGAACAGGTGCAGCTACTGTAGAACTTGCCCCAATTTACTGTTTTGCCTACATTTAAATTCTACGCCAGCAGTTCCGCTCTCACAATGTTTTGTAACAACGTATTAACAGACATTAACCGTTTTATTTCCAAAGAAATACCATTTCTGTTTCTCTGGTACTCCAATATTGAGAAAGACTATATATGCTGCAACTATATTGAGAAGGTGGCACTGAAAAACAAGGATGATTACCTTCCTGCGTGATGCAAATGGAGCCGCAGCCCATGCCGACTCTCAGAGCGTCGACACCAGCGTCGATCAGATTCTTAGCCTGGGCTGCTGTAACCACTGTGAGggaaaaaagatgtaaaaaatgGTTAGCAAATGTGTGCAAACTACTCCATTGTGTTTAAATTGTAAGTCCTTTATATACACTGTCAATATTTattacagcaacaacagcaccaccagcagacgtttcacattcacactcacCATTTCCTCCTGCCACTTGCAGCTCCggatatttctgtttaataTAATTTATCATGTTGATCTGATACACAGAGTTGCCTTGTGAAGAGTCCtgaaattacaaaaacagatttaaaatttATATAATCTTCATTTTATGATAGCACAAAGTTCCCAGTAAGTCATACTAAATTAGGTCATGGAATTTCCACCATAATAATTGCCCTTCTGTTGGTCACAACACGCCcccacacttcctgtttgtcagtGGAACTGATTACAGACAGTTTCAGATACTTTAAAGCAGCCTCTGCACAAACAAGCCTTCACGCACATTCAAACTGGCACCACTGGCAACACATACTTAAACAAAAAGACCCACCAGTACAACAACGTCGACTCCAGCCTGCACCAAAAGGTCCAGTCTGTACTTGTCGTCCTCCCTGGTGCCGATGGCGGCGCCACACAAAAGCTGTTTGCGTGAGTCTTTGGAGGCCAGCGGGTAGTCCCTGTTCTTCTTCAGATCTGTCCTGGCGATAATGGCCACCAGCTCGTCGTTATTATTTACAATTGGAAGCTTGCCTTGAAATAGAGAGGGGAAGTGAGGTTATTAAATCCAATAAGAGACGCTGATATCAAGTTTGTCAAACATGAACTTTTACTCACCTTTTTTACTGCGCTGCAGAATATCATTGGCTTCTTTCAGCGTAACACCAGCTGGAGCCACTACCAAGTCCTCCCTCTTTGTCATGGCCTTGAAAATAAACAGCATAATTTCAACCTacgaaaacatttttaaactccTTGATATGCAGTTTCTTgaaatcataaacacacacctcctccagaAGTTTATCGTGGTCCTTCTCAGACAGGAAGTCGATATCTCTGGAGGTGACGATGCCCACCAGCTTGCTGCCCATTTTGCCCGTCTCCGTGACAGGAATGCCAGAGAAGCCGTGTCTCACTTTGGCCTCAGCCACATCCCCGACCGTGTGGCGCGGACTCATCACAACTGGGTCCGTGATAAAGCCCTGCTCAAACCTCTGGAAAGCGAGAGAAACCAAGCCAACCATGACTATCATGATGATTATTAATAGCttatttttccttctttgtGCTTGCAAAGCAGCAAAAGCAGCGTCAAAACCAAACAATAATTGTAGGTTAATACGCAAACACAACCATAAAACAgttagaaacaaaaacacacacacaaaaaaaaaacaaataaaaaacacatacacacaaaaataacaaataaaaaacacatacacacacagaagacaATTACCATAGCCTATACAGAGACAAGACAACAAGAAAGATTAAAGGTAATGATGTGAGAATTAGGTAAGGTTGAGGTTTGTACTATTGTTGTACTCTTTCAGACAatttaacataaaacaattaatcacaaaaaaagattttgagGGCTAATCTCCGTTTACCTTGACCTTGCGGACCTCGTTGGCCTGGAATTCTGGTGTGCAGTTGTGGTGAATGATGCCGATGCCTCCCATTAGCTGCCAAATCCAAAAGCAACATGTTAACTTTGGTCCAAAGCAagaaatgtcaaaactgctGAAATATTAGATAGATTTATAAGTCGCTGCTTACCGCCATAGCGATCGCCATGGCCGACTCTGTGACCGTGTCCATGGGGGAGGAGATGAGAGGGGTCTTCAATGTGATCTTCCTGGTCAGCGCCGATGTCAGGTCctgggagacagaaagagggcaATGCATTTTTTAACATCTTCACTAAAGAGGagtttgtttctgttattttgcaAAGCAGCCACCAGGGGGCAGACTACACTTG contains the following coding sequences:
- the prrt4b gene encoding proline-rich transmembrane protein 4 isoform X2, producing the protein MLRLFRTLAFCFWCVVLLNKQAVADEEALWGPTESSENPPEKKQSSSWWPKLPSLPSLPSIPSIRFRIPFYGSSDGNDEAAALTNTATGLTEPIDQLQDNSGSGDGSISDASEPPTTLAQGLLTSVTKIGTESLPTGTSDSPHGGTAQSHNDTLVSDSYSPTSTSIRNTLFTNSPTSTGTPEQNATHTHPPWGTTPAAGPSMGATTQHLPEEHTDGEDFTEKIPSTIAPETTVPTALTWAATQTTTTIPGLVETALTSRPPPRSSETTSDITPHDSSVSVTLHAGEATVTETQPAQSEADLGFSEARSGPVEEQPGVITTAMGIDRQLESIISTTESQRVNFPIAGGIPPETPHIPLDTEDWMSSLTDSNVTFLPDCNKERSGICNLSDTWESTTRSDIKPTQNTTAMNQSVNPFLIPAPLMLVPLYTDWNSAMAAWGLAWEVHVYGAGCAFAMLTIASALNLLCLPLRCPSGCGYFALVSLFLLAAGCTRSFSLLYDAYGHQDRLPSTEASLMLYEAPFPCLTAAFGLVFLLLSMRSRMQLSYSAFQRPCFLACLVFLHFAAAFGPVTLLKFYQQKPPLCLFLSLISRGAFVALATFLSTAYFVFYIYVRADSKHIYHLNNTSPTPAERYNRCPFAESRDWDRAAVTVCLSALFSLACAGLQLYAILNAMGVAGGEEVFHPWPWWGFQFSCRLCELGVCLTLALVVAQPVYCSDHLPAAGSCWTELLASKSPILPGSYQWSLSQHEKLAIVDTVGLGESESLPLYTLMDERLGSSLNGLDLLYHSNRALAYRDLDLDLDLHGSEKPGDGGGEEPSGGSSFTSDSTTDLRPPSPINLRRSIDEALFSEALFPMSLFSPSRPIRCSDLSINNHCALPSNGLCDPLSADPGLYRTSSCVEMDSKPQPPYTQNQRDTVEGAPPSPSLSSSSSCSSPERWRGSSSSCSLYRASLGGSSLVLCPSPERQARQLLQQGGMGNLPSSGHADPQRLYQTLGAASQESLDLDMSSEADRSVQEEFISVCRQIDALSICSETIDL
- the prrt4b gene encoding proline-rich transmembrane protein 4 isoform X1, which produces MLRLFRTLAFCFWCVVLLNKQAVADEEALWGPTESSENPPEKKQSSSWWPKLPSLPSLPSIPSIRFRIPFYGSSDGNDEAAALTNTATGLTEPIDQLQDNSGSGDGSISDASEPPTTLAQGLLTSVTKIGTESLPTGTSDSPHGGTAQSHNDTLVSDSYSPTSTSIRNTLFTNSPTSTGTPEQNATHTHPPWGTTPAAGPSMGATTQHLPEEHTDGEDFTEKIPSTIAPETTVPTALTWAATQTTTTIPGLVETALTSRPPPRSSETTSDITPHDSSVSVTLHAGEATVTETQPAQSEADLGFSEARSGPVEEQPGVITTAMGIDRQLESIISTTESQRVNFPIAGGRPGKEDKEDEEAEEGAAPSADGDAGLADTSAPSAKPLTPSQPRSTGIPPETPHIPLDTEDWMSSLTDSNVTFLPDCNKERSGICNLSDTWESTTRSDIKPTQNTTAMNQSVNPFLIPAPLMLVPLYTDWNSAMAAWGLAWEVHVYGAGCAFAMLTIASALNLLCLPLRCPSGCGYFALVSLFLLAAGCTRSFSLLYDAYGHQDRLPSTEASLMLYEAPFPCLTAAFGLVFLLLSMRSRMQLSYSAFQRPCFLACLVFLHFAAAFGPVTLLKFYQQKPPLCLFLSLISRGAFVALATFLSTAYFVFYIYVRADSKHIYHLNNTSPTPAERYNRCPFAESRDWDRAAVTVCLSALFSLACAGLQLYAILNAMGVAGGEEVFHPWPWWGFQFSCRLCELGVCLTLALVVAQPVYCSDHLPAAGSCWTELLASKSPILPGSYQWSLSQHEKLAIVDTVGLGESESLPLYTLMDERLGSSLNGLDLLYHSNRALAYRDLDLDLDLHGSEKPGDGGGEEPSGGSSFTSDSTTDLRPPSPINLRRSIDEALFSEALFPMSLFSPSRPIRCSDLSINNHCALPSNGLCDPLSADPGLYRTSSCVEMDSKPQPPYTQNQRDTVEGAPPSPSLSSSSSCSSPERWRGSSSSCSLYRASLGGSSLVLCPSPERQARQLLQQGGMGNLPSSGHADPQRLYQTLGAASQESLDLDMSSEADRSVQEEFISVCRQIDALSICSETIDL